The Blautia luti nucleotide sequence TCGGGATCAGCACCCAGAAGCTCCATGCCAGAGGACCTATGGGACTTCTGGCCCTGACAACGACAAAATATATCATTTACGGAAACGGGCAAATTCGTCCGTAAATTTGATTTTTTTGAAAAGGTATGTTATACTTTCTTCAGTTTTAGTTTTTAGAATATAACTCATTCACGGGAGGAAATAAAATAATGAGAAGAAAACAGCTTTTTGCATTAATGATGGCTGGTGCTTTATCCGTGGGCATGGCACCGACAGCCTCATTTGCAGCAGAGAATGAAGTGGCTGCAGCCAGTGAAGAGACAGGCGGAGAGTTTGATGCATCTGAGACAGCAGACGAGACACCGTCTGATGAGACACCTGCGGATACAACAGATGAAACCCCGGCAGATGAAATTCCTGCAGATACAGACGAACCAGCAGCAGACCCTACGGAAACCCCGGCAGATGAAACTCCTGCAGATACAGACGAACCGGCAGCAGATCCTACAGAAACTCCTGCAGAGCCAACTGAGACTCCGGAAGAAGAGCCTGCAGCAGCTCAGAGTGAGGGGGAGGGAACCATCGCTATCGGAGAGACTGCATATACTTCTTTAAAAGAAGCATTTGCAAATGCTCCGGACAGCACAGCTGACCAGAATCCGGTTTATATTAAAATAGCCGGTACGATCGAAATTGATGAAACGATCGATGTACCTGCAAATAAAAACATCATGGTTGTAGCAGCGGCAGAAAATACAATTATTAAGCGTGCAGATGGATTTAAAGCCAACATATTTACAGTATCCGGCGGTACCTTACAGATTGCAGGGGGAACAGTGACAGATACAGATGGAACAGCGATTGCCACAGGAACTCTTACAGTTGATGGTGCAGGAGAGGATGTGGAAGGTTCTCTTATTGAAGTGAACAGCGGCGTGTTTGGATTATCTGACGGCGTAACACTTACCAACAATGAAACTTCTGCTGACGGCGGCGCGATCAGAAACATGGCAGATGGTGAAGTTTATCTGATGGGAGGCACGATCACCGGCAATACTGCAGCTTCCGGTGCAGGTGTGTACAGTGAAGGAACTGTTTATTTAAAAGGAACTGTAAAAGTCTCCGAAAACATGGTAAAAGATTCCTTTAATGTAGCAAGTAATGTTCTGCTGGCAGAATCCGGCGTGATCAAAGTAAACGGTGTGGTTTCCGATTCATCCGTAGGAGTAAGTGTGAAAACTCCGAAAGCTGATGTCAAGGTAGTTGAACTTCTGGACGGCGTAGAAGATGTGAAGTTGGCTGATGTTCTGCCACAGTTTACATATGAAGGTGATGAGAAGTTCAAGCTGAGTGAGACAGGTACACTGATCAGTGCAGCTGAACCGACAGAAAAACCAGACCCAACCGAGAAACCGGAACCCACTGAGAAACCAACGAAAGCGAAGGTTACCGGTGTGGAGATGAAATGGACTGGACACAATAAAGTAAGAATTAAATTCCGTTCCAATATCAAAGGTATTTATTCAGTTGACTGGGTAAAAAGAGGAGCGAAGGCCCCTGAGATCACAATATCCGGTACAGCTATTGATGCAGATACTGTTACAACTGTAACGGTTGAAGATCTTCCGGAATATGATGTTGACATTTATGTTACAGTGATCAGTGAGAAGGATAATAACAATTATCATTCCTGCAAGTTCCAGCCGATAGCATCTGATCGTCCACCTGCATCTAATACTCCAACCCCGACTGTAACGCCAACTTCAGCACCGCATAATGTTGCCAAGGTAGAGGACAGTACGATCCAGGGATTTGAGAAAGCACTGGTATTCTATCCGAATACTTTCTATGAATTCAGTGCAAAGGGTGCTGGTACAGATAATACCAATCCTGTAGAGGGAGATGTAAGATGGGTTCCTGTATACTGGAGCATGTCTTCCAATCCTGACAGCGGTGACCGACACACTGTATGGAAAATTGGTGCCCAGAAGGGTATTTATACAGAGAAAGAGAAGACATATCCAATCTATGTATTCTTCCAGAAACAGGTTTACAGCGGAAGCGAGTGGGTATCTCAGGACGGTGTGATTGAATCCAAACAGTTTTCCTTCAAGGCAGCACCTCTTACCAATGTAAGCGGAACACCGGTTCCGGGTGGTTCAGATGGCACAGACGGTACAGGCGGAGATGCAAATGGTACAAGTGTAGACGACAGTTATCTTACACCTACCACCTATGCAGGTGAAGCAAACGGAACAGCCAGAAGTGCCGTATCTACAGGTGACGAATCACCAATCGGTACAATGATGGCTCTGGCGGCAGCATCAATCCTTGCCGGTGGATATGTTCTTGTCAGAAGACGTAAAAAAGAAATGTAAGAGTTTTTAACAATAGAATCATAATGGATTACGAAAGAGACAGACCGAAAGTGGTCTGTCTTTTTTTGGGCAGGAGGGGAAGAGCATGACAGTGAAAGAAACCTGTACATATGAGAAAGTATATCTGGCATTGTGGGAGACAGGACAGAGATATGGGAAATTTGCGCAGTTTCGGGTGATCGGCAGGAGTCATGATGACAGGATGATTCCCATGCTGGAGATTGGAAAAGGGGATATCTGCATTTTCTGTGTCAGCGGTATCGGAGGGAAAGACGGTATAATGCCGGAATATCTACTTCATATGGCAGCAGAATACTGTCAGGCCTACGAATGTGGATGGGTGATGGATGAGAATTACGAAGTGAGAAAGCTTCTGGACAGAGTCAGGATCTGTCTGATCCCTGTTCTGAATCCGGATGGATATGAGATCGCAGCCTGTGGCTACAATGTGATCAGGAATCCTATTTACAGACAGATGCTGAAAATGCAGAACCGGCCTGTGGAGGAATTTAACTGTAATGCACGAGGGGTAGAACTGGGAAGAAATTTTCCTACCAATTATTAT carries:
- a CDS encoding LPXTG cell wall anchor domain-containing protein; this translates as MRRKQLFALMMAGALSVGMAPTASFAAENEVAAASEETGGEFDASETADETPSDETPADTTDETPADEIPADTDEPAADPTETPADETPADTDEPAADPTETPAEPTETPEEEPAAAQSEGEGTIAIGETAYTSLKEAFANAPDSTADQNPVYIKIAGTIEIDETIDVPANKNIMVVAAAENTIIKRADGFKANIFTVSGGTLQIAGGTVTDTDGTAIATGTLTVDGAGEDVEGSLIEVNSGVFGLSDGVTLTNNETSADGGAIRNMADGEVYLMGGTITGNTAASGAGVYSEGTVYLKGTVKVSENMVKDSFNVASNVLLAESGVIKVNGVVSDSSVGVSVKTPKADVKVVELLDGVEDVKLADVLPQFTYEGDEKFKLSETGTLISAAEPTEKPDPTEKPEPTEKPTKAKVTGVEMKWTGHNKVRIKFRSNIKGIYSVDWVKRGAKAPEITISGTAIDADTVTTVTVEDLPEYDVDIYVTVISEKDNNNYHSCKFQPIASDRPPASNTPTPTVTPTSAPHNVAKVEDSTIQGFEKALVFYPNTFYEFSAKGAGTDNTNPVEGDVRWVPVYWSMSSNPDSGDRHTVWKIGAQKGIYTEKEKTYPIYVFFQKQVYSGSEWVSQDGVIESKQFSFKAAPLTNVSGTPVPGGSDGTDGTGGDANGTSVDDSYLTPTTYAGEANGTARSAVSTGDESPIGTMMALAAASILAGGYVLVRRRKKEM
- a CDS encoding M14 family zinc carboxypeptidase — encoded protein: MTVKETCTYEKVYLALWETGQRYGKFAQFRVIGRSHDDRMIPMLEIGKGDICIFCVSGIGGKDGIMPEYLLHMAAEYCQAYECGWVMDENYEVRKLLDRVRICLIPVLNPDGYEIAACGYNVIRNPIYRQMLKMQNRPVEEFNCNARGVELGRNFPTNYYQRRRINQEPASENETKALISIFQEYKSAGLLTFGFSRGRIIYCRQEKGFAYNQRNYRLARYLQKCSGYRLERGAFHEVQKKREDPDMGALEQFYAEVIRQPSLAIEIPDLPAGNEKEIRLLPLEYIYSLN